One genomic segment of Capricornis sumatraensis isolate serow.1 chromosome X, serow.2, whole genome shotgun sequence includes these proteins:
- the LOC138071639 gene encoding olfactory receptor 5AR1-like, whose translation MEAGNTSQFSEFFFVGLTDDPQLRPIFFALLFLIYAVTVVGNLGLSAFIVVCSRLHTPMYFFLRNLSFLASVILQSVPKMLMEFFSGCQTISFSGCVIQTTCFVTFAVSEFFLLASVAYDCYAAICHPLHATMSPRPCLQLVTASYAVGLTNTMLSLSSHHVITHYFCDSPPLLKLSCSNTQVLQLLLFACGGFNVSVSLTVALDSYTCVFMASIRIPSAQGKHKTFSTCTSHLTAVSLYYGTAVFIYLRPASEYFLGRGRLVSVFYTVVIPMLNPMIYSLRNKDVKETLENILKKTSQFFSHPIPRFP comes from the coding sequence ATGGAAGCAGGCAACACCAGTCAGTTCAGTGAATTCTTCTTCGTGGGCCTCACCGATGACCCTCAGCTTCGGCCCATCTTCTTTGCCCTCCTCTTCCTCATCTACGCAGTCACGGTGGTTGGAAACCTGGGCCTCTCTGCTTTCATTGTGGTGTGCTCCCGACTCCACACtcccatgtatttcttcctcaGAAACCTGTCCTTTCTTGCCTCTGTTATTCTTCAGTCAGTCCCCAAAATGTTGATGGAGTTTTTCTCTGGTTGCcaaaccatctccttctctggttGTGTGATCCAGACAACTTGCTTCGTGACCTTTGCTGTCTCTGAGTTCTTCCTCTTGGCCTCTGTGGCCTATGACTGCTACGCAGCCATCTGCCACCCTCTACATGCAACCATGTCTCCGAGGCCCTGTTTGCAGTTAGTGACTGCCAGCTATGCAGTGGGCCTGACGAATACGATGCTCAGCCTTTCATCTCATCATGTCATCACTCATTACTTCTGTGATAGCCCTCCCCTTTTAAAACTCTCCTGCTCTAACACACAGGTCCTTCAGCTTCTCCTCTTTGCCTGTGGTGGTTTTAATGTGTCAGTGTCCCTCACAGTAGCCCTGGACTCCTACACTTGTGTCTTTATGGCTAGCATCAGAATCCCCTCAGCCCAGGGCAAACACAAGACCTTCTCCACTTGTACATCCCACCTGACTGCTGTCAGCCTGTACTATGGAACCGCTGTGTTCATTTACTTGCGCCCAGCCTCTGAGTACTTTCTAGGCAGGGGCAGGCTGGTCTCTGTATTCTATACAGTGGTCATCCCCATGCTTAACCCCATGATCTACAGTCTGAGGAACAAAGATGTGAAGGAAACGCTTGAGAACATTCTCAAGAAGACCTCACAATTCTTCTCACACCCCATACCCAGATTTCCATGA